In the genome of Acidovorax sp. 69, the window CTACCATGGTGCCCAGCAGCTCCGTGGCCTTGGCTTTGGAGATCAGGCCCACCTTGATGTCACCGTGCGCGACGGCTGCCAGGAAGCTGGCCTTGACCTTGGCCGCATCGTCCACGCCCGGAGGCACGCGGTGCGTGAGCAAGTCCAGCAGAAAGGCATCTTCACCAGCGGGTGGGCTCTTGATCAGCTCGATCAATTCGGCGACTTGCTTGGCTTCCAGCGGCAGAGGCGGGATGCCCAGGGCGGCGCGCTCGGCCACATGGTCACGGTAGGCTTTCAACATCATTTTTCTCCGGTTGCGTTCTAAAGTGGGGCGGCATGCCTGTTTGCAAGGGCCTCAAGGGCCATCACGCGGCACGCACAAAGGGGTTCGGGTTCGTGGATCTGAAGAGGCTTTGCCAAGGCTGGCCCATGACCATGAATTACTTGGCGACTGGCAGGGGCTCCAGAACGCTCGCAGGTGGATTCTTCTTGATGGCTTCGGCCACCACCACCTGCTCGGCGCTCATGCACTCGTCCGCCAGACGCTGACCCAGGCGCTGGTTCATCAACATGGATTTGTTGACGATCTGCAGCCAGACGGCGCCGCCCTTCTGGTCTTCCAGACGCACAGTGCCTGTGGAGGTGACCACAGGCGACATGAAATACTTGAAGCCCTTGCCTTCTACATGGAAGTGGCCTGGAACAGCCGAATCGGCTGTCACCGTGACAAACGCACCCAGCTCGCAGGGCATGCGGCCCACGTGCACACGCTCGGCAATGGCCAGCTCTGCAGGCGAGAGCGCCGCTTCTGCGGCGATGATGCCGGCCGCCACCTGGTTGGTGGCGCTCTTGAGTTGGGCGCGACTGCTGGTGGGCTCGGACTTGGCCACGGTTGTCTTTTTGGCTGCTGGCGCCTTGGCGGCCGACTTGCTCGGCTTCGCATCAGATTTGACCGCGGTCTTGGCCACAGGCTTCGCTGCTGCCTTGGTTTCGGACTTGGCGGCGGGTTGCGCAGGCGTTTGCGCCAGAACTACGGCCGGAGCCAACAGCATGAGGGCAGAAGCAATGAAGGATTTCATGGGAGGTCCCGCGTAGAAGTAATGCGAAATGTTCACGATGGAACGAAGGTCAGTGCGTCAAACCAGGGACGCACAGAGGGGGGAAGCGCACGCCCGGTGCTATGGGCGCGCTCCAAAATTTGCCAATAAAAACGGTAACTGGCCCGGTCATGCAAGACCCCCTCAAAACTGATGGGTGCCCAGTCAGCAAGTGCAGCAGCTGCTATTATTTTTGAAGCATTTTCGATATCATCCTGCTGCGGCGCAAAGGCCTGCAGGATGGGGCGTATCTGCGCAGGATGAATGCTCCACATGCGGGTATAGCCCAACTCACGCGCGGCGCGGCCTGCCGCGCCCTGCATGGCTGCGACATCGGAGAATTCAGTCACCACACAATGCGACGGCACCTTGCCATGGGCGTGGCAGGCAGCGGCAATTTCGAGCTTGGCCCGCACCACGAGCGGGTGCGAGAACTGCCCCGCCGACGTCATGCCCTCTGCGGGAATCGCGCCACCATGGGCCGATACAAAATCCATGAGGCCAAAGCTCAGACTTTGCACCCTGGGGTGAGACGCGATGTCAAAGGCCCGATGCACGGCCGCAGGAGACTCGATCAACACATGAATGGGGAGCTGGGCGGCCGAAACGCGCTCCAGCGCGCGCTCCACCCGCAGCACGTCATCCACGGACTCGACCTTGGGCACCATGATGTGGCAGAGCCTGTGCCCTGCCTCGCCAGCAATCGTGGCGACATCATTGGCAAACGCCGGATGGTCCACCGCATGCACGCGGGCAGCAACGCGGGCCGTGGGCGCTGCATCCAACGCAAGGCGGGCCACCAGCCGTGCGTGTTCGGACTCAAAACCGACCGGGGCGCCATCCTCGCAGTCGAGGGTGACATCAAAGACGCAAGTACCGAATTCCTGCGTCATCTCGGCCTGCAGCTGCAGGCTTTTGCGCATGCGTGCGTCCACACCGCTGTAGTGGTCGCACACCGGCAGGAAGCCTGTTTGCGCCTGTGCCCCCAACAGCACGTCACGAGGGTGCGAACGGGAGGGCTGCGCGGAAGAAAACGCAGCGCCCTGCCCCTGCGCGGGGGCCTGGGCGACCCGGAGGCCCGATGCCAATGGCGTCGGCTGCATGTTGTGCGCCTGGTTTACAGCAGGTGCTTGACGCCGTCTTGCTCGCCTTGCAGCTCGGCCAGCGTGATGTTGATGCGCTCTTGCGAGAACGCATCGATAGCCAGGCCTTCAACGATCTTGTACTCGCCGTTTTCGCAAGTCACAGGGAAGCCAAACATCGTGTCCTTGGGGATACCGTACTGGCCGTCCGAAGGAATACCCATGGTGACCCACTTGCCGTTGGTGCCCAGGGCCCAGTCGCGCATGTGATCAATGGCAGCGTTGGCAGCCGAAGCAGCCGACGACAGACCACGGGCTTCGATGATGGCCGCGCCGCGCTTGCCCACGGTGGGCAGGAAGGTATTGGCATTCCATTCCTGGTCGTTGATCATCGTCGCGACGCTTTCGCCGTTGATGGTGGCGAAACGGTAGTCGGCGTACATCGTGGGCGAGTGGTTGCCCCAGACGGTCAGCTTTTCGATGTCGGCCACGGCCTTGCCGGTCTTGGCAGCGATCTGGCTGGCAGCGCGGTTGTGGTCCAGGCGCAGCATGGCGGTGAAGTTCTTGCGTGGCAGGTCAGGGGCCGACTTCATGGCGATGTAGGCGTTGGTATTGGCAGGGTTGCCCACCACCAGCACCTTCACGTTGCGCGAGGCCACGGCGTTCAGTGCCTTGCCTTGTGCCGTGAAGATGGCGCCGTTGACGGCCAGCAGTTCTGCGCGTTCCATGCCTGGGCCACGGGGACGCGAGCCGACCAGCAGTGCGTAGTCGGCATCCTTGAAAGCGGTCATCGGGTCGCTGTGCGCGGTCATTTCCACCAGCAGGGGGAATGCACAGTCGTCCAGTTCCATCATCACGCCCTTGAGCGCCTTCTGAGGGCCTTCGACAGGGACTTCGAGCAATTGCAGGATGACCGGCTGGTCCTTGCCCAGCATTTCGCCGGAGGCGATACGGAACAGCAGGGCGTAACCGATTTGACCAGCGGCACCGGTGACGGCTACGCGAACAGGCTTCTTGCTCATGGTGAAAACTCCAGGAAGTGAGGAAAACAGGTGTGAGTGCAACGCAAGCACCAGCGCCTGTTACCAGCAGCCCGTGCCCCGCAAAACAGCCTTGGAGTTTACCCCCGATTGGGCACCCCGGTCAATTTGTCTTATGTCTTATATAAGATATGATTGCAACCCGTTTGTCGTTCGATTGTCATGGGGCAACCGCACTGCCGCACCACAGCCCACGCACACCATTCGCCATGTCATCCCTTCCGTTCGCCGCCGACAACCCTGCCGCATCCTTGGGCGCGGCGGGTGCCGCCACGCCGGCGTTCAGTCCGCTGTACCAACAGATCAAGGGCCTGATACTGCAAAGCCTGCAACAGGGCGAATGGAAACCCGGTGAAGCAATCCCCAGCGAGATGGAGCTGGCCGCGCGCTTTCGCGTGAGCCAGGGCACGGTACGCAAGGCCATTGACGAGTTGGCGGCCGAGAACCTCGTGATGCGTCGGCAGGGCAAAGGTACGTTTGTAGCCACCCACGCCGAGCAGCATGTGCAGTACCGCTTCCTGAAGTTGCTGCCCAACACCGGAGACGCCAGGGTGGAGGGCCCGGCCCAGCGCCGCGTGATCGAATGCCGCCGAGTGCGTGCGAGCGCTGATGTCGCTCGCGCTCTGGCGTTGCGCAGTGGCGATGCCGTGATGCAGGCCAGGCGCATTTTGTCGTTTGCCGGCACCCCCACC includes:
- a CDS encoding CoA ester lyase, whose protein sequence is MQPTPLASGLRVAQAPAQGQGAAFSSAQPSRSHPRDVLLGAQAQTGFLPVCDHYSGVDARMRKSLQLQAEMTQEFGTCVFDVTLDCEDGAPVGFESEHARLVARLALDAAPTARVAARVHAVDHPAFANDVATIAGEAGHRLCHIMVPKVESVDDVLRVERALERVSAAQLPIHVLIESPAAVHRAFDIASHPRVQSLSFGLMDFVSAHGGAIPAEGMTSAGQFSHPLVVRAKLEIAAACHAHGKVPSHCVVTEFSDVAAMQGAAGRAARELGYTRMWSIHPAQIRPILQAFAPQQDDIENASKIIAAAALADWAPISFEGVLHDRASYRFYWQILERAHSTGRALPPSVRPWFDALTFVPS
- a CDS encoding malate dehydrogenase, with the protein product MSKKPVRVAVTGAAGQIGYALLFRIASGEMLGKDQPVILQLLEVPVEGPQKALKGVMMELDDCAFPLLVEMTAHSDPMTAFKDADYALLVGSRPRGPGMERAELLAVNGAIFTAQGKALNAVASRNVKVLVVGNPANTNAYIAMKSAPDLPRKNFTAMLRLDHNRAASQIAAKTGKAVADIEKLTVWGNHSPTMYADYRFATINGESVATMINDQEWNANTFLPTVGKRGAAIIEARGLSSAASAANAAIDHMRDWALGTNGKWVTMGIPSDGQYGIPKDTMFGFPVTCENGEYKIVEGLAIDAFSQERINITLAELQGEQDGVKHLL
- a CDS encoding GntR family transcriptional regulator, whose product is MSSLPFAADNPAASLGAAGAATPAFSPLYQQIKGLILQSLQQGEWKPGEAIPSEMELAARFRVSQGTVRKAIDELAAENLVMRRQGKGTFVATHAEQHVQYRFLKLLPNTGDARVEGPAQRRVIECRRVRASADVARALALRSGDAVMQARRILSFAGTPTILEDIWLPGQAFKGLTAEQLANYQGPTYAMFELDFGVRMVRAEERIRAVLPDEEQAQLLQITPVTPLLSVERVAYTYNDVPMELRRGLYLTDTHHYRNELS